One window of the Archangium primigenium genome contains the following:
- a CDS encoding SGNH/GDSL hydrolase family protein has protein sequence MRGSRVARWLPVVALVSCEPLDDQLAPEPEPAPAPQRPEPGAPEPGAPAPPGGEHAWAWTEVAPDDARLRFIGRVDREAREGPTSAYPGSTVRLRCQCSGVDVRFEDLGEGGEAHTTFVDVRVDGQSRGVLALQPGAPWLPGVRGLPRGEHTIELVKRTEAYAGAMRFLGLRLEGTLLEPPAPPARRMEFIGDSITCGYGNAVSIAAPTYTEPNTGYHARNQDILAAFGPLTARRLGAEWVTTCVSGQGVYRANTGARDGVLPLVYRRTLPHQAEPRWEPSRYVPDVIVINLGTNDFAVADGAGLPTAPPSESFKQAYAEFVHELRAAYPEAVIVCAVGPMTSDTYPSGRALWTRLRRDVSDMVARVRAEGDTRVHGFVFTPIAGDPYGEDWHPTAAFHAGMADELVPFLQGLGF, from the coding sequence ATGCGCGGGTCGCGGGTCGCACGATGGCTGCCGGTGGTCGCCCTGGTGAGCTGTGAACCCCTCGACGATCAGCTCGCCCCCGAGCCGGAGCCGGCGCCCGCCCCCCAGCGGCCCGAGCCCGGCGCTCCCGAGCCCGGAGCCCCCGCGCCGCCCGGCGGGGAGCACGCCTGGGCCTGGACGGAGGTGGCCCCGGACGACGCCCGCCTGCGGTTCATCGGGCGCGTGGACCGGGAGGCGCGCGAGGGGCCGACGTCCGCGTACCCCGGGAGCACCGTGCGCCTGCGCTGTCAGTGTTCGGGCGTGGACGTGCGCTTCGAGGACCTGGGCGAGGGGGGCGAGGCCCACACCACCTTCGTCGACGTGCGGGTGGACGGGCAGTCGCGCGGGGTGCTGGCGCTCCAGCCGGGCGCGCCCTGGCTGCCGGGCGTGCGGGGCCTGCCGCGGGGCGAGCACACCATCGAGCTGGTCAAGCGCACCGAGGCCTACGCGGGCGCGATGCGCTTCCTCGGCCTGCGGCTGGAGGGGACGCTCCTGGAGCCGCCGGCCCCGCCCGCGCGGCGCATGGAGTTCATCGGGGACTCCATCACGTGTGGCTACGGCAACGCGGTGAGCATCGCCGCGCCCACGTACACCGAGCCCAACACCGGCTACCACGCGCGCAACCAGGACATCCTCGCGGCCTTCGGGCCCCTCACCGCGCGCCGGCTGGGCGCCGAGTGGGTGACCACGTGCGTGTCCGGACAGGGCGTGTACCGCGCCAACACGGGCGCGCGCGACGGCGTGCTGCCGCTGGTCTACCGGCGCACCCTGCCCCACCAGGCCGAGCCGCGCTGGGAGCCCTCGCGCTACGTGCCCGATGTCATCGTCATCAACCTGGGCACCAACGACTTCGCGGTGGCGGACGGCGCGGGCCTGCCCACCGCGCCGCCCTCCGAGTCCTTCAAGCAGGCCTACGCCGAGTTCGTGCACGAGCTGCGCGCGGCCTACCCCGAGGCCGTCATCGTGTGCGCGGTGGGGCCGATGACCAGCGACACCTACCCCTCGGGCCGCGCGCTGTGGACCCGGCTGCGGCGGGACGTGTCGGACATGGTGGCGCGCGTGCGGGCCGAGGGCGACACGCGCGTGCATGGCTTCGTCTTCACCCCCATCGCGGGTGACCCGTATGGGGAGGACTGGCACCCCACCGCCGCCTTCCACGCCGGGATGGCGGACGAGCTCGTCCCCTTCCTCCAGGGGCTGGGCTTCTGA
- a CDS encoding DciA family protein codes for MTRREPKTLDQLLPRVLARLAEQSGRGRALGPVWSATVGANIARHSRPHALEAGTLVITVASAEWAQTLSRQEAALREQLNTRLGPNTVSSLVFRLE; via the coding sequence ATGACCCGGCGCGAACCGAAGACCCTCGATCAGCTCCTTCCCCGAGTCCTCGCGCGGCTGGCGGAGCAGTCCGGCCGCGGCCGCGCGCTCGGTCCGGTGTGGAGCGCCACGGTGGGCGCGAACATCGCCCGGCACTCCCGCCCCCACGCGCTCGAGGCGGGCACCCTGGTCATCACCGTGGCCAGCGCCGAGTGGGCCCAGACCCTGTCGCGCCAGGAGGCCGCCCTGCGCGAGCAGCTCAACACGCGGCTGGGCCCGAACACCGTGTCCTCGCTCGTCTTCCGGCTGGAGTAA
- a CDS encoding CAP domain-containing protein, whose product MIALVLGVLMAATPPGPPPGPSILEQRALHHIHQEFERIGRRSPHPDPALTQAARELARRALERGVTGAVDLVTLTEALSDAGGADPSPRSYVVRAGDGEMAVSTLEARRDLNQEPASHVGVGMARQGTTSALVVLLAERKASLRPFPRVLDTPGQGQTLCGDLLAPLRAAEVYVTLPDGRVEHPPLTRDVEGSACTRVLFPVAGRYTVELVGRGERGPEVAALFLVDVATSRHEGESEPVVEPTDIADARAQVLERINALRRAHKLQPLVPDEALTQVAQAYSERMAREGFFAHVSPDGQDLRGRLNAAGVRFRSSGENLGMAAGPLAAHFGIELSPGHRGNLLGTPFTQAGIGVAFHSVDGRPQVLLTELFSSGAPVRSALPPVEEMHQVLAGHRAAHGLAPLQRLAVLDALAQEQARRALALNLPPAQLPGDPVHERVFNAVEGARSASVDFYVTDSPASLPDARSLGLRENTALGVGAVQGDSPTLGKDRYWVVVIYAATRTSSGRATKAREGAGRDTAHLRPGPVGPASD is encoded by the coding sequence ATGATCGCCCTCGTCCTCGGCGTGCTGATGGCCGCCACGCCCCCGGGCCCCCCGCCGGGTCCCTCCATCCTGGAGCAGCGCGCGCTCCACCACATCCACCAGGAGTTCGAGCGCATCGGCCGGCGCTCGCCCCACCCGGACCCCGCCCTGACCCAGGCGGCGCGCGAGCTCGCCCGCAGGGCCCTCGAGCGGGGCGTCACCGGGGCGGTGGACCTGGTGACCCTCACCGAGGCGCTCAGCGACGCGGGCGGCGCGGACCCGAGCCCCCGCTCCTATGTGGTGCGCGCCGGGGATGGGGAGATGGCCGTGAGCACGCTCGAGGCGCGCCGGGACCTGAACCAGGAGCCGGCGAGCCACGTGGGCGTGGGCATGGCGCGCCAGGGGACGACCAGCGCGCTCGTGGTGCTGCTCGCCGAGCGCAAGGCGTCCCTGCGGCCCTTTCCGCGCGTGCTCGACACGCCCGGCCAGGGGCAGACGCTCTGTGGAGATCTGCTCGCGCCCCTGCGCGCGGCCGAGGTGTACGTGACGCTGCCGGACGGGCGCGTGGAGCACCCGCCGCTCACGCGGGACGTGGAGGGCAGCGCGTGCACGCGGGTGCTGTTCCCGGTGGCGGGCCGCTACACGGTGGAGCTCGTCGGCCGGGGCGAGCGGGGCCCGGAGGTGGCGGCGCTGTTCCTCGTGGACGTGGCGACGTCCCGGCACGAGGGCGAGAGCGAGCCGGTGGTGGAGCCCACGGACATCGCGGACGCGCGCGCGCAGGTGCTCGAGCGCATCAATGCCTTGCGCCGGGCGCACAAGCTGCAGCCGCTCGTGCCGGACGAGGCACTCACCCAGGTGGCCCAGGCCTACAGCGAGCGCATGGCGCGCGAGGGCTTCTTCGCCCACGTGTCGCCGGACGGTCAGGACTTGAGGGGCCGGCTCAACGCCGCGGGGGTGCGCTTTCGCTCCTCCGGGGAGAACCTGGGCATGGCCGCCGGGCCCCTCGCCGCGCACTTCGGCATCGAGTTGAGCCCGGGCCACCGCGGCAACCTCCTGGGCACCCCGTTCACCCAGGCGGGCATCGGCGTGGCGTTCCATTCCGTGGACGGGCGGCCCCAGGTGCTGCTCACCGAGCTGTTCTCCTCGGGGGCGCCGGTGCGCTCGGCGCTGCCCCCCGTGGAGGAGATGCACCAGGTGCTCGCCGGCCACCGCGCCGCGCATGGCCTCGCGCCGCTCCAGCGCCTGGCGGTGCTGGACGCGCTCGCCCAGGAGCAGGCGCGGCGCGCGCTCGCGTTGAACCTGCCGCCCGCGCAGCTGCCGGGAGATCCCGTGCACGAGCGCGTCTTCAACGCCGTGGAGGGCGCCCGGAGCGCGTCGGTGGACTTCTACGTGACGGACAGCCCCGCGTCGCTGCCGGACGCCCGGAGCCTGGGCCTGCGCGAGAACACCGCGCTGGGCGTGGGCGCCGTCCAGGGGGACTCCCCCACGCTGGGCAAGGATCGCTACTGGGTGGTGGTCATCTACGCCGCCACGCGGACGTCCTCGGGAAGAGCCACCAAGGCACGCGAGGGCGCGGGACGGGATACGGCTCACCTGCGCCCGGGGCCGGTGGGCCCGGCTTCCGACTGA
- a CDS encoding transglycosylase SLT domain-containing protein, with protein MRRWTGWGLLAVLTSGSGAGAQSASTLEAVRLHRADARTRAQTDLQACEASRCADAGRLSLLVGTLALAEGDVEEARARLTGAQVAEPLQPYLAYYLGQAHFYAGDAEAAAAAFGRALDKASPALTARARTRRGEALLAAGKAKEAAPLLEAAATETPTVELLFQRAEARGAVGNATGQRADLRAVALRFPAHPYATEALAALEALKPPPRLSLAEHLQRTRGLLDAGATSRALEELETLAAAKLARTPVDRARVALVRAQVLFTAGKKKEAQEQLALARKGPPGVAAEAAYLTARRALKEDNATARQLMVALEKDFPKEGAAAEAGFFVGWLDIQAGHFEDAVKSFTAFEQRHAASKRQDEALWYRAFAHLRLEQHPQAREVLDALVNRFPKSSLVPQARYWKARSHALQGAGADVTAPGYATVITGAPNSYYALLATERLRELGQEPPAGFPESPRPPVGQGVPPELERGVALAQAGLFRDAAEEVQARTARIRDAEQALAFAGALLRLGEFGSAHAVAARHLWGRAFGARAPDALAAFYPRAFENAVQSEATRYEVSPYLVWAIMRRESAFRPEVASAADARGLMQVIPPTARAIAKRLAEPEPDPAELFSPALSIRYGAWYLSQLMKRFAHPALAAAAYNAGPESAVKWVKDKGALPLDLFVEEIPFRETRGYVKQVLADLYLYQAFYGDKAGTAPRLSLTVPTPATEGVTF; from the coding sequence ATGAGGCGGTGGACGGGATGGGGGCTGCTCGCGGTGCTGACGTCGGGGTCCGGAGCCGGGGCCCAGTCCGCGTCCACCCTGGAGGCGGTCCGACTACACCGCGCCGATGCGCGCACACGGGCCCAGACGGACCTCCAGGCGTGTGAGGCGAGCCGGTGCGCGGACGCGGGTCGGCTGTCGCTGCTGGTGGGCACGCTGGCGCTGGCCGAGGGCGACGTGGAGGAGGCGCGCGCGCGGCTGACGGGCGCCCAGGTGGCCGAGCCGCTCCAGCCCTATCTGGCGTACTACCTGGGCCAGGCGCACTTCTACGCGGGGGACGCGGAGGCGGCCGCCGCGGCGTTTGGCCGGGCCCTGGACAAGGCGTCCCCGGCCCTGACGGCGCGGGCGCGCACGCGCCGGGGCGAGGCCCTGCTCGCCGCGGGCAAGGCGAAGGAGGCCGCGCCGCTCCTGGAGGCCGCCGCGACCGAGACGCCCACGGTGGAGCTGCTCTTCCAGCGGGCCGAGGCGCGCGGCGCGGTGGGCAACGCCACGGGTCAGCGCGCGGACCTGCGCGCGGTGGCGCTGCGCTTTCCCGCCCACCCCTACGCGACCGAGGCCCTGGCGGCGCTCGAGGCCCTCAAGCCGCCGCCCCGGCTGAGCCTGGCCGAGCACCTGCAGCGCACGCGGGGGCTGCTGGACGCCGGCGCCACGTCCCGCGCGCTGGAGGAGTTGGAGACGCTCGCCGCCGCGAAGCTCGCGCGCACGCCCGTGGACCGCGCCCGGGTGGCGCTGGTGCGCGCGCAGGTGCTGTTCACCGCGGGCAAGAAGAAGGAGGCGCAGGAGCAGCTCGCCCTCGCGCGCAAGGGCCCGCCGGGCGTCGCCGCCGAGGCCGCCTACCTCACCGCGCGCCGCGCCCTCAAGGAAGACAACGCCACGGCGCGCCAGCTCATGGTGGCGTTGGAGAAGGACTTCCCCAAGGAGGGCGCCGCCGCCGAGGCGGGCTTCTTCGTGGGCTGGTTGGACATCCAGGCGGGCCACTTCGAGGACGCGGTGAAGTCCTTCACCGCCTTCGAGCAGCGCCACGCGGCCTCCAAGCGCCAGGACGAGGCGCTGTGGTACCGCGCGTTCGCGCACCTGCGCCTGGAGCAGCACCCCCAGGCGCGCGAGGTGCTGGACGCGCTGGTGAACCGCTTTCCCAAGAGCAGCCTCGTGCCCCAGGCGCGCTACTGGAAGGCCCGGAGCCACGCGCTCCAGGGCGCCGGAGCGGACGTCACCGCGCCGGGCTACGCCACCGTCATCACCGGCGCGCCCAACTCCTACTACGCCCTGCTCGCCACCGAGCGGCTGCGGGAGCTGGGCCAGGAGCCCCCCGCGGGCTTTCCCGAGTCGCCCCGGCCGCCCGTGGGCCAGGGCGTGCCGCCGGAGCTCGAGCGCGGCGTGGCGCTCGCGCAGGCGGGGCTGTTCCGCGACGCGGCCGAGGAGGTCCAGGCGCGCACCGCGCGCATCCGGGACGCCGAGCAGGCGCTCGCCTTCGCGGGGGCCTTGCTGCGGCTGGGCGAGTTCGGCAGCGCGCACGCGGTGGCCGCGCGTCACCTCTGGGGCCGGGCCTTCGGGGCCCGCGCGCCGGACGCGCTCGCCGCCTTCTACCCGCGCGCCTTCGAGAACGCGGTGCAGAGCGAGGCCACGCGCTACGAGGTGAGCCCCTACCTCGTCTGGGCCATCATGCGCCGCGAGAGCGCCTTCCGTCCCGAGGTGGCCAGCGCCGCCGACGCCCGCGGCCTCATGCAGGTGATTCCGCCCACCGCGCGCGCCATCGCCAAACGGCTGGCCGAGCCCGAGCCGGATCCCGCCGAGCTCTTCTCCCCGGCGCTGAGCATCCGCTACGGCGCCTGGTACCTGTCCCAGCTCATGAAGCGCTTCGCCCATCCGGCGCTCGCCGCCGCCGCCTACAACGCGGGGCCCGAGTCGGCCGTCAAGTGGGTGAAGGACAAGGGCGCGCTGCCGTTGGATCTCTTCGTCGAGGAGATTCCGTTCCGCGAGACCCGGGGCTACGTGAAGCAGGTGCTCGCGGACCTCTACCTCTACCAGGCCTTCTACGGGGACAAGGCGGGCACGGCCCCGCGGCTGTCGTTGACCGTGCCCACGCCCGCCACCGAGGGCGTGACGTTCTGA